A genomic region of Alphaproteobacteria bacterium contains the following coding sequences:
- the glmS gene encoding glutamine--fructose-6-phosphate transaminase (isomerizing) yields the protein MCGIVGILAQRPVAGLLVEGLRRLEYRGYDSAGIATLVNGHIGRARAEGKLNNLADKLEKTPLAGTVGIGHTRWATHGRPTEENAHPHATDRVALVHNGIIENYRELRDELAAKQHRFVSDTDTETVAHLITDYLVQGMTPQEATAAALKRLEGAFALGIVFAGHKDLLIGARRGSPLAVGYGSENDEMYLGSDAMALAPLTQRISYMEEGDWVELHPGKAIVHDCDDKIVERKIMQTALSGAVVGKGQYRHFMLKEIFEQPAVIGDTVHALVTADNKLSLPAMPFDWKDIPRLTIIGCGTAYYAGKVAKYWFEQIARLPTEIDIASEFRYREALLAPGGVTVAITQSGETADTLAALNFAKKENQKILSIVNVPHSTIARQSDIVVPTLAGPEIGVASTKAFTTQLTVLLCLAIGAAQARGAITPERATALLRGLREMPAKVNEILQHHDKLQQFAHELAEAHDVLYLGRGPLYPIALEGALKLKEVSYIHAEGYASGEMKHGPIALIDESVPIVMMAPKDALFEKTVSNLEEVRARGARTLVFGDKAAMDRLAGKSNWSLTLPDCDAALMPILYSIPMQLLAYYTAVAKGTDVDQPRNLAKSVTVE from the coding sequence ATGTGCGGCATCGTAGGTATTTTGGCGCAGCGCCCTGTTGCGGGCCTTCTGGTCGAAGGCTTGCGGCGGCTGGAATATCGCGGCTATGACAGCGCCGGTATCGCCACATTGGTCAACGGCCATATCGGCCGCGCCCGCGCCGAAGGCAAGCTCAACAACCTTGCGGACAAGCTGGAAAAGACGCCGCTTGCCGGTACGGTCGGCATCGGGCACACGCGCTGGGCCACGCATGGCCGCCCGACCGAGGAAAACGCGCACCCGCACGCGACCGACCGGGTTGCGCTCGTGCACAACGGGATTATCGAAAACTACCGCGAGTTGCGCGACGAGCTGGCGGCCAAGCAGCATCGCTTCGTGTCCGACACCGATACGGAGACGGTCGCGCATCTGATCACCGATTATCTTGTGCAAGGCATGACGCCGCAGGAAGCGACGGCGGCGGCGCTGAAGCGGCTTGAAGGCGCCTTCGCGCTCGGGATCGTTTTTGCGGGCCATAAGGATTTGCTGATCGGCGCGCGGCGCGGCAGCCCGCTCGCGGTCGGCTATGGCAGCGAAAACGATGAAATGTATCTCGGGTCCGATGCCATGGCGCTCGCGCCGCTGACGCAGCGCATCAGTTATATGGAAGAGGGGGACTGGGTCGAGCTGCACCCCGGCAAGGCGATCGTGCATGATTGCGACGATAAAATCGTTGAACGCAAGATCATGCAAACCGCACTTTCAGGCGCCGTTGTGGGCAAGGGGCAGTACCGCCACTTCATGCTCAAGGAAATATTCGAGCAACCGGCGGTGATCGGCGATACCGTGCATGCGCTGGTGACGGCGGACAACAAGCTTTCGCTGCCCGCCATGCCGTTCGATTGGAAAGATATTCCGCGCCTTACCATCATCGGCTGCGGCACCGCCTATTATGCCGGCAAGGTCGCCAAATACTGGTTCGAGCAAATCGCCCGCCTGCCGACCGAAATCGATATCGCGTCGGAATTCCGCTACCGCGAAGCCTTGCTCGCGCCGGGCGGCGTGACGGTCGCCATTACGCAATCAGGCGAAACCGCCGATACGCTCGCGGCACTGAATTTCGCCAAGAAGGAAAACCAGAAGATCCTTTCCATCGTCAACGTGCCGCACAGCACGATCGCGCGGCAATCCGATATCGTGGTGCCCACACTGGCGGGGCCGGAAATCGGCGTCGCGTCCACCAAGGCGTTCACGACCCAGCTTACGGTGCTGCTGTGTCTTGCCATTGGTGCGGCGCAGGCGCGCGGCGCGATAACACCCGAACGCGCCACGGCGCTATTGCGGGGCCTGCGCGAGATGCCCGCCAAGGTGAACGAGATTTTGCAGCATCACGACAAGCTGCAGCAGTTCGCGCACGAGCTGGCGGAGGCGCACGATGTGCTTTATCTGGGCCGCGGGCCGCTTTACCCCATCGCGCTCGAGGGCGCGCTGAAGTTGAAAGAAGTTTCCTATATCCATGCCGAAGGCTATGCGTCAGGCGAAATGAAGCACGGGCCCATTGCGTTGATCGATGAAAGCGTGCCGATTGTGATGATGGCGCCGAAGGATGCGCTGTTTGAAAAGACCGTTTCCAATCTTGAAGAAGTGCGGGCGCGCGGCGCCAGGACGCTAGTGTTTGGCGACAAGGCGGCGATGGACAGGCTGGCGGGAAAATCAAACTGGTCATTGACCCTGCCGGATTGCGATGCGGCGCTGATGCCCATTCTGTATTCCATCCCTATGCAGCTGCTTGCCTATTACACGGCGGTGGCAAAGGGCACGGATGTGGACCAGCCCCGTAATCTCGCGAAAAGCGTGACGGTGGAGTAG